Proteins encoded together in one Coregonus clupeaformis isolate EN_2021a unplaced genomic scaffold, ASM2061545v1 scaf0154, whole genome shotgun sequence window:
- the LOC121572683 gene encoding doublesex- and mab-3-related transcription factor A1 yields the protein MEGSIRPLGLAGHSSSPLSVGGLQVPASLLRPPPLFLRAAACKPSMERGYPRTPKCARCRNHGVVSALKGHKRFCRWRDCVCAKCTLIAERQRVMAAQVALRRQQAQEESEVRELQFMYTGSGAGETGLTMASGVQRSANTVPRISSFDVFGTEDQKDDDKLTKYNLNNGFMGQPLYAPHPAPLSSPLGKNDTSPGQEKNRAVFDKESGSQSAAFDQLSDHTESPRSLSSSDLESGSESERPKDYPSLEITAPGCASKDRDPTEVMTKIFPHHKRSTLESVVKTCKGDIVKAIELVLSSKENKCNSDSVGLSQSVHSNEPRPNFGLPGVALGALGTKSAFSPLQTTPTSACESMYGLNPRFGINPLRLAYSTAGGGIPNFMSPYVTSGLMPVFPFRPPLDYSFPGMMRDLSYLQSKDSLCNAGIYTRLNHEK from the exons ATGGAGGGCAGCATTAGACCGCTCGGCTTGGCCGGGcatagctcctctcctctctcggtCGGGGGCTTACAGGTGCCCGCTTCCCTTCTGCGCCCTCCACCTCTCTTTCTCCGAGCTGCTGCCTGTAAACCGTCGATGGAGAGGGGCTACCCCCGAACCCCGAAGTGCGCACGGTGCAGGAACCACGGCGTGGTGTCCGCACTGAAAGGCCACAAGCGCTTCTGCCGTTGGAGAGACTGCGTGTGCGCAAAGTGCACCCTGATAGCGGAGAGGCAGCGGGTGATGGCTGCACAGGTGGCACTCAGGAGACAACAGGCGCAGGAGGAGAGCGAGGTCCGGGAGCTCCAGTTCATGTACACCGGCTCCGGGGCGGGGGAGACCGGACTGACCATGGCATCTGGGGTACAACGATCTGCAAACACTGTGCCAAGAATATCGAGTTTTGATGTTTTTGGAACTGAGGACCAAAAAGACG ATGACAAACTGACCAAGTACAACCTAAACAACGGATTCATGGGCCAACCTCTCTATGCGCCTCACCCCGCACCACTGTCCTCTCCATTGGGAAAGAACGATACCTCTCCTGGTCAAGAGAAAAACCGGGCGGTCTTCGACAAGGAGAGTGGCAGTCAGTCGGCTGCTTTTGACCAGCTGTCAGACCACACAGAGAGCCCAAGGTCGCTGTCATCCTCGGACCTCGAGTCGGGCAGCGAGTCCGAGCGGCCCAAGGACTACCCTTCGCTGGAGATTACCGCGCCTGGTTGCGCGTCAAAGGACCGGGACCCCACCGAGGTCATGACCAAGATATTCCCCCATCACAAGCGGAGCACTTTGGAATCAGTGGTGAAAACTTGCAAAGGGGACATCGTGAAGGCTATTGAACTAGTTCTTAGCTCCAAAGAGAATAAATGCAACTCGGATAGCGTCGGTCTATCTCAGTCTGTTCACTCAAATGAACCAAGGCCTAATTTTGGACTTCCAGGGGTAGCATTGGGGGCTCTGGGTACCAAGTCTGCTTTCTCCCCATTGCAAACCACGCCAACATCTGCCTGCGAAAGCATGTACGGGCTGAATCCTCGCTTTGGTATTAATCCTTTGCGTCTGGCCTACTCAACCGCAGGTGGTGGCATACCTAATTTCATGTCACCGTATGTGACGTCCGGACTGATGCCAGTTTTCCCATTTCGCCCGCCGTTGGACTATTCTTTCCCGGGCATGATGCGAGACCTCTCCTATCTCCAGAGCAAAGACTCCCTATGTAACGCTGGCATATACACTCGTTTAAATCATGAGAAATAA